Proteins from a genomic interval of Candidatus Korarchaeum sp.:
- a CDS encoding YkgJ family cysteine cluster protein has product MYLPWSYIHSFECNACGICCSHFSVPLRPNEALEISRKLGRYYVEIRKDRFFLRKEGRSCPFLLSSHLCYLQMLGMKPRACKLWPFYIFKNPEYGRREEAAFSSKLGTFYIYLDPRCPGIAIGRPTEKLMNAVEEAVEIWLGLRREQVLTTSSLKALSRMGHESMPKIAQIEGSWLLSSIGPQIIKMGTEIQNQFNREVLISRLS; this is encoded by the coding sequence ATGTACCTCCCGTGGAGCTACATCCATTCCTTCGAGTGTAATGCATGCGGGATCTGCTGCTCTCACTTCTCGGTGCCCCTGAGACCCAATGAAGCCCTAGAGATATCTAGGAAATTAGGGAGGTATTACGTAGAGATCAGGAAGGACAGGTTCTTCCTGAGGAAGGAAGGTAGGAGCTGCCCCTTCCTCCTGAGCTCCCACCTCTGCTATCTGCAGATGCTCGGTATGAAACCGAGGGCATGCAAGCTCTGGCCATTCTACATCTTCAAAAACCCGGAATATGGGAGGAGGGAGGAAGCGGCTTTCTCCAGTAAGCTGGGGACATTCTACATATACTTAGATCCAAGATGCCCCGGAATCGCAATCGGGAGGCCGACCGAAAAGCTCATGAATGCTGTAGAGGAGGCGGTGGAGATATGGTTAGGCCTCAGGAGGGAGCAGGTACTAACTACATCCTCGCTTAAAGCTCTTAGTCGCATGGGGCATGAGTCAATGCCTAAGATAGCTCAGATAGAGGGCTCATGGCTCCTCTCATCCATCGGACCCCAGATCATCAAGATGGGAACGGAAATTCAAAATCAGTTCAATAGGGAAGTCCTCATCTCTAGGCTGAGTTGA
- a CDS encoding NADH-quinone oxidoreductase subunit N, producing the protein MELIMWSIFAILSAAGLIIPAIDYLKGVRTGPYIALISTAASMILLALLMRESGVMFSGLIRVDPLSTYIASIAAFGSFLVVLASLSQAKDWSTAPSLYSLILLSLLGVLFILYANDASVVIASWALVAVASYVIVGMRKDEASLEASVKYSLMGVASSSLLIFGFALVLGVTRESQLIQLSYVATQLREILVLGVLILVAAVGFKMGVFPFHAWLPDVYGGANPLLVSFVSGVVKLISIGAFIRVLQPLIPAISDYWFAAMAILSILTMFYGNLAALVQRNVQRMMAYSSIAQAGYFLIAFAALGSTKLALQAIGLQVTTYVLAKIGIFVGLGYFSRKGFELTLDGLKGSGRIMRLSGSMITILILSLMGMPPLIGFWSKFMYIFFSVMDIAPWLALLGVINSGISVGYYALVLRYMYFANPPELGARESSKDPELYVLAIVGILSVVLGLGLVDYLVFLLS; encoded by the coding sequence ATGGAGCTCATAATGTGGTCGATATTCGCGATCCTCTCAGCCGCTGGCCTCATAATACCGGCTATAGATTACCTTAAAGGAGTGAGGACAGGCCCTTACATAGCTCTAATATCTACAGCAGCATCTATGATCCTCCTAGCTCTCCTCATGAGGGAGAGCGGGGTTATGTTCAGCGGACTCATAAGGGTAGATCCCCTATCGACCTACATAGCATCCATAGCAGCCTTCGGCTCCTTCTTAGTTGTGCTGGCCTCACTATCTCAAGCTAAGGACTGGAGCACGGCTCCTAGCCTCTACTCCCTCATCCTGCTCTCCCTACTCGGAGTCCTCTTCATCCTCTACGCTAATGACGCTTCCGTAGTCATAGCTTCCTGGGCCCTAGTCGCTGTAGCCTCCTACGTCATAGTGGGCATGAGGAAGGATGAGGCATCCCTCGAGGCCTCCGTTAAGTACTCCCTGATGGGCGTGGCTTCATCCTCCCTCCTCATCTTCGGCTTCGCTCTCGTCCTCGGGGTGACGAGGGAGAGCCAATTAATTCAGTTAAGCTATGTAGCGACTCAACTCAGGGAAATATTAGTGCTAGGGGTCCTCATATTAGTAGCTGCAGTAGGGTTCAAGATGGGAGTCTTCCCTTTCCACGCTTGGTTGCCAGATGTCTACGGCGGCGCTAATCCACTCTTAGTCTCATTCGTCTCAGGGGTAGTGAAGCTCATAAGTATAGGAGCATTCATAAGAGTTCTGCAACCTCTAATTCCGGCTATAAGTGATTACTGGTTCGCAGCGATGGCTATCCTATCTATACTCACGATGTTCTATGGGAATCTAGCTGCCCTTGTCCAGAGGAACGTCCAGAGGATGATGGCGTACTCAAGCATAGCTCAAGCAGGGTACTTCCTTATAGCTTTCGCAGCCCTGGGCTCCACGAAATTAGCTCTTCAAGCCATAGGGCTGCAGGTAACTACTTATGTGCTCGCTAAGATAGGGATATTCGTGGGACTCGGCTACTTTAGTAGGAAGGGCTTCGAGCTCACTCTAGATGGGCTCAAGGGATCCGGGAGGATCATGAGGCTATCGGGATCAATGATCACGATACTAATATTGAGCCTCATGGGTATGCCGCCCTTGATAGGTTTCTGGAGCAAGTTCATGTACATCTTCTTCTCAGTGATGGACATAGCTCCATGGCTAGCCTTGCTGGGAGTTATAAACAGCGGGATATCCGTAGGTTATTACGCATTGGTTTTGAGGTACATGTACTTCGCGAACCCGCCTGAGCTGGGGGCTAGGGAGAGCTCAAAGGATCCTGAGCTATACGTACTCGCGATAGTTGGGATCCTCTCCGTCGTCCTCGGTCTTGGGCTGGTGGATTACTTAGTTTTCCTCCTATCCTAA
- a CDS encoding NADH-quinone oxidoreductase subunit L yields the protein MDYALLTWSLPFIGALLSLILRGKARDIIAVLAILASALFSTLSLQEFLRAGEPIHMSYQWVPSLGISLGTYVDSLSGFMSLIVSWLSFLIAAYSLKYMEGDPGLTRYWFFFDFFVGSMLLLVLADNLITMFLGWEGTGLASYALIGHWYTDEEERCVGDIGRKAFGTPMWFTPSHSGLRAIVFTRLGDVGFIAGIGVLYYFTKSFSIIEISERVADWAGPMAERGLLLPFLLIFSLGAFAKSAQFPFHEWLVTAMTGPTSVSALIHAATMVKAGVYFLLRFSPIFVLAAHEVPIAESQVHGFFSVVAIIGAFTAFLMASQALVSRELKLILAFSTASQLGYMFLALGAAGLITEFPLGFLAGFSHLMSHAIFKASLFLVAGAMIHAVHSRFIDDMGGLWKFMRWSFLSISLAALSLMGIPPFMGFWTKDMVLEVAKDSGIYIAYILGLITAGLTAFYSTRLLIRTFIIGRAHHAHEAHPIMLLPYLILALISFLLGMLWPILGTSLLSGMVMRVIGIHEEFHPELHLDPELLISSLSIVSLGIIVALSLYLTEGGLRSISSMRSSSLGKAIHDFLYDRWYINALYYKAIVGSFSWLSRNVFKYFDSLIIDGFYHTLIPKLTEWLSYFGFKYFETEVVDDTYHERVVRGFTSLGSFFRRIQTGLVNHYLTIFVLGLLLVLLLVMWVG from the coding sequence ATGGATTACGCCCTCCTGACTTGGTCCCTCCCCTTCATCGGCGCTCTGCTCTCCCTGATCCTGAGGGGGAAGGCGAGGGACATAATAGCCGTACTAGCGATACTAGCCTCGGCCCTCTTCTCCACTCTCTCACTTCAGGAATTCCTTAGGGCCGGGGAGCCCATTCACATGAGCTATCAATGGGTACCATCGCTGGGAATATCCCTTGGGACTTACGTGGATTCATTGAGTGGGTTCATGTCGCTGATAGTCTCATGGTTGAGCTTCTTAATAGCTGCTTACAGCCTGAAGTATATGGAAGGGGACCCAGGGCTAACGAGATACTGGTTCTTCTTCGATTTCTTCGTCGGTAGCATGCTCCTCTTGGTCCTGGCCGATAATTTAATTACCATGTTCCTGGGATGGGAGGGAACTGGATTAGCTTCTTACGCCCTCATAGGCCACTGGTACACTGATGAGGAGGAGAGATGCGTCGGAGATATAGGGAGGAAGGCTTTCGGAACCCCGATGTGGTTCACACCGAGCCACAGCGGGCTCAGAGCAATAGTCTTCACGAGGTTAGGGGATGTCGGCTTCATAGCCGGGATAGGGGTCCTCTACTACTTCACTAAGAGCTTCTCAATAATAGAAATCTCGGAGAGGGTCGCTGATTGGGCTGGACCTATGGCTGAGAGAGGCCTGCTCCTCCCCTTCCTACTGATATTCTCCCTGGGGGCTTTCGCTAAATCAGCTCAATTCCCGTTCCACGAGTGGTTAGTTACAGCTATGACAGGCCCGACTTCAGTCAGCGCTTTAATACACGCAGCGACTATGGTGAAAGCCGGAGTCTACTTCTTGCTCAGGTTCTCCCCCATATTCGTGCTAGCTGCTCACGAAGTCCCCATAGCTGAGAGTCAAGTCCATGGCTTCTTCTCAGTTGTAGCTATAATAGGGGCATTCACAGCGTTCCTGATGGCATCGCAAGCTCTAGTCTCGAGGGAGTTGAAGCTAATATTGGCTTTCTCAACTGCATCTCAACTCGGTTACATGTTCCTAGCTTTAGGGGCTGCTGGCCTAATAACAGAGTTTCCATTGGGCTTCCTAGCCGGCTTCTCCCATCTTATGAGTCACGCTATATTCAAAGCATCCCTCTTCCTCGTAGCTGGTGCGATGATACATGCCGTGCACTCTAGGTTCATAGACGATATGGGCGGCCTCTGGAAGTTCATGAGATGGTCCTTCCTATCCATTAGCCTCGCTGCCCTGAGTTTAATGGGAATACCACCATTCATGGGGTTCTGGACGAAGGACATGGTGCTAGAAGTGGCTAAGGACTCCGGGATATACATCGCTTACATTCTAGGCCTCATAACAGCTGGCCTCACTGCTTTCTACTCCACCAGACTATTGATAAGGACTTTCATAATCGGGAGAGCCCATCACGCTCACGAAGCCCATCCCATAATGCTACTTCCCTACCTGATCTTAGCTCTAATATCCTTCCTCCTAGGGATGCTCTGGCCCATCCTAGGGACTAGCTTACTCTCCGGGATGGTGATGAGAGTCATAGGGATTCATGAGGAGTTCCATCCGGAGCTGCACTTGGATCCAGAGCTCCTGATATCATCCCTAAGCATCGTCTCCTTGGGCATAATAGTGGCTCTATCCCTCTACTTGACTGAGGGAGGTCTCAGAAGTATATCCTCGATGAGGAGCAGCTCTCTTGGGAAGGCTATTCACGACTTCCTCTACGATAGGTGGTACATAAATGCCCTATATTACAAAGCGATAGTGGGATCCTTCTCCTGGCTGTCCAGGAACGTCTTCAAGTACTTCGACTCGCTGATAATAGATGGGTTCTACCATACCCTAATACCAAAGCTCACGGAGTGGCTCAGTTACTTCGGCTTCAAGTACTTCGAGACGGAGGTAGTGGATGATACCTACCATGAGAGGGTCGTGAGAGGATTCACCTCCCTCGGATCCTTCTTCAGGAGGATTCAGACAGGGCTGGTGAACCACTATCTCACGATATTCGTCTTGGGCCTCCTATTGGTGTTGCTGTTGGTGATGTGGGTGGGATGA
- a CDS encoding complex I subunit 5 family protein, with the protein MILNVPVLFLSVVIPILASLFLPFLKGKRELTIISTILLLIPLAAVIWLSFISGLREPVLDPVVLSNPTLGNFSMLLDPISAPVALSIGVVTSMISIYSLRYMEHRFEEMEREGQRPASWGIYFMLYVMFSAAMMGTVLSTNLVEFYLFLEVSLLPSFLLIAFYGYGRRERIALLYLIWTHVGALAFLIGVLLLGLNARTFDFFNPIKGVANMGLGELLPEAMRMSVFIAILIGLFVKMAVFGVHIWLPYAHAEAPTPVSALLSPNLIGIAGYALIRIAYVLFPSDFASISPYLLGLALLTIIYGGLMALAQDDFKRFLAYSSVSQMGYLLMGIASVTSMGMAGALLHYAAHAVGKALLFATAGVLITQLHGLRSISKMGGLATKMPITAALALIGFMHITGVPPSLGLWSEILILAGVSDLAMRIGQFTLIVSLLLVGIGLSTAYSFVTMRRIFFGQESEASEHAKEAGYDLLLPMIVIAAMGLLLFLVPQLLIDPMVRSLSSLLG; encoded by the coding sequence ATGATCCTGAATGTCCCGGTATTATTCCTCTCAGTAGTTATACCCATACTAGCCTCCCTATTCCTCCCGTTTTTGAAGGGGAAGAGGGAGCTCACTATAATATCCACGATACTTCTCCTGATACCGCTCGCAGCCGTGATATGGCTCTCCTTCATATCAGGATTGAGGGAACCTGTCTTAGATCCCGTAGTACTATCTAATCCCACGCTAGGGAACTTCTCTATGCTCTTAGATCCGATATCGGCTCCAGTAGCTCTCTCGATAGGTGTCGTCACTTCTATGATATCGATCTACTCGCTGAGGTACATGGAGCACAGGTTCGAGGAGATGGAGAGGGAAGGGCAGAGACCGGCTAGCTGGGGTATATACTTCATGCTTTACGTTATGTTCTCAGCCGCTATGATGGGAACTGTCCTATCGACTAACTTAGTGGAATTCTACCTCTTCTTAGAGGTCTCACTCCTCCCCAGCTTCCTCCTCATAGCTTTCTACGGTTACGGTAGGAGGGAGAGGATAGCCCTCCTCTACTTAATCTGGACGCATGTAGGGGCTTTAGCATTTCTGATAGGAGTCCTTTTACTCGGACTCAATGCTAGGACTTTCGATTTCTTCAACCCGATTAAGGGAGTGGCCAATATGGGCTTAGGTGAACTCCTGCCGGAAGCGATGAGGATGTCAGTCTTCATAGCGATCCTAATAGGTCTCTTCGTGAAGATGGCAGTCTTCGGGGTCCATATATGGCTGCCCTATGCCCATGCTGAGGCTCCAACGCCTGTATCAGCTCTCCTTTCCCCGAACTTGATAGGGATAGCTGGTTATGCGCTCATAAGGATAGCTTACGTCCTATTCCCATCGGATTTCGCTTCCATATCCCCCTATCTCCTAGGGCTAGCTCTGCTCACGATAATCTATGGAGGTCTGATGGCTCTAGCTCAAGATGACTTCAAGAGGTTCCTGGCTTACTCCAGCGTCTCCCAGATGGGGTACCTGCTGATGGGTATAGCTAGCGTCACCTCCATGGGGATGGCGGGCGCCCTCCTCCATTACGCTGCTCACGCTGTGGGCAAAGCACTTCTCTTCGCAACAGCGGGAGTCCTGATAACTCAACTCCACGGTCTCAGGAGCATCTCAAAGATGGGAGGCCTGGCAACTAAGATGCCAATTACAGCGGCTCTAGCGTTAATAGGGTTCATGCACATAACAGGGGTACCGCCATCCTTGGGCCTCTGGAGCGAGATACTCATATTGGCTGGCGTCTCAGATCTAGCGATGAGGATAGGCCAATTCACTCTGATAGTATCGCTTCTCCTAGTTGGCATAGGATTGTCAACAGCATATTCTTTCGTGACGATGAGGAGGATCTTCTTCGGCCAAGAATCAGAGGCATCTGAGCACGCTAAGGAAGCTGGTTACGACCTCTTACTGCCAATGATAGTTATAGCGGCCATGGGCTTACTGCTCTTCTTGGTACCTCAGCTCCTGATAGATCCGATGGTAAGGTCATTGAGCTCCCTGCTAGGGTGA
- the nuoK gene encoding NADH-quinone oxidoreductase subunit NuoK, whose translation MEAYWYLILSAVLLSFGIYGLLTRRNMIRMLLSAEIIFNAALLSLLSLASLDASYGPIGGAIAIISISLSAAEVGVIVSIAIMMFRMRGTLDTYELRRFRG comes from the coding sequence ATGGAAGCATATTGGTACCTCATATTATCAGCCGTTCTCCTGTCCTTCGGTATATACGGTCTCCTGACTAGGAGGAATATGATAAGGATGCTCCTCTCAGCCGAGATAATTTTTAATGCAGCCCTTCTGTCCCTCCTCTCCCTAGCCTCCTTGGATGCGAGTTACGGGCCGATAGGAGGGGCTATCGCTATAATATCGATATCCCTATCGGCCGCGGAGGTCGGTGTCATAGTCTCGATAGCTATAATGATGTTCAGGATGAGGGGGACCCTGGATACGTACGAGTTGAGGAGATTCAGGGGGTAA
- a CDS encoding NADH-quinone oxidoreductase subunit J, giving the protein MNLQIDPNFMIFLLSSALALISSALIVFHRSIVYSAFFLSMLGIANSILFTLLGFPIIALFHLVVYVGAAVTFILFSLVMMREAPTVEPGIRALAVASIVLMILVLSSILMVPIGRPSFYLEFRGLTSLLIERYWLALLIATLALVTTLIEAITLARREV; this is encoded by the coding sequence ATGAACCTTCAGATCGATCCTAACTTTATGATATTCCTCCTATCCTCGGCTCTAGCTTTAATATCCTCAGCACTGATAGTCTTCCACAGATCCATAGTTTACTCGGCTTTCTTCCTCTCTATGCTCGGTATAGCTAACTCCATATTGTTCACTCTCTTGGGCTTCCCCATAATAGCTCTATTCCATCTAGTCGTTTACGTAGGCGCAGCTGTCACTTTCATACTGTTCTCGCTCGTTATGATGAGGGAAGCTCCCACAGTAGAGCCCGGGATAAGGGCTCTAGCAGTCGCTTCCATAGTGCTTATGATTCTAGTTCTCTCAAGCATCCTCATGGTTCCGATAGGGAGGCCCTCATTCTACTTGGAGTTCAGGGGCCTCACATCCCTCCTGATAGAGAGGTACTGGTTGGCCCTCCTCATAGCGACTCTCGCATTAGTTACGACCCTCATCGAAGCGATAACTCTAGCTAGAAGGGAGGTGTGA
- a CDS encoding NADH-quinone oxidoreductase subunit I — translation MQVERTFRHLRAIFTGMKYLFLGPRLTIMYPDEIEDLPENYRGMIEYDWDSCIKCSLCAMVCPADAMKMYVSKEESEREGKVVKRPGINYTRCVFCGFCVDICPTNSLRFTKVHDVAYYTYEEQIYPPQEFSKGVPKPVYDREPRKVKAILDERRGIVYEPSDRS, via the coding sequence TTGCAAGTTGAGAGGACATTTAGGCATCTCAGGGCGATATTCACCGGGATGAAGTACCTCTTCTTAGGGCCTAGATTGACTATAATGTACCCTGATGAGATAGAGGACCTTCCAGAGAATTACAGGGGGATGATAGAGTACGATTGGGATTCCTGTATAAAGTGCTCCCTCTGCGCTATGGTATGTCCGGCTGATGCCATGAAGATGTACGTATCCAAGGAGGAATCTGAGAGGGAGGGGAAGGTCGTTAAGAGGCCCGGGATAAATTATACTAGGTGCGTTTTCTGCGGTTTCTGCGTGGATATATGTCCTACTAACTCATTGAGGTTCACGAAGGTTCACGATGTAGCTTATTACACGTACGAGGAGCAGATATATCCTCCCCAGGAGTTCAGTAAGGGCGTCCCCAAGCCCGTTTACGATAGGGAGCCCAGGAAGGTTAAAGCGATATTGGATGAGAGGAGGGGGATAGTATATGAACCTTCAGATCGATCCTAA
- the nuoH gene encoding NADH-quinone oxidoreductase subunit NuoH, which translates to MSIIDLLLQPYIFIPLVFPGLIAAFVLLLIIIWLERKIAAKVQLRYGPLYVLKPLGGVIQTVADLLRYLFQEPIIPKEVDKAAFLLTPAFLFGLAYLPLIIIPISPTYYAFRSDLSLLIALALTTLAPIFTLIMGWASNNKFSLIGSVREGYLVTSYETPIFLSALSMAVLYNSLDLVEIAEAQRRIWGVFLNPIAAANMLVLIYMSTSKFPFEIPEAESEIVAGPYTEYSGIIYGLVMGASYIKLYVLSLIYSILFLGGWNPSPSPDPFISGGLLFLKAFILVAFGAFLRAVYPRFRIDQAVNIGWRIAFPLSILSILLSLVLIMGGVRFAS; encoded by the coding sequence ATGAGCATAATCGATCTCTTATTACAGCCATATATATTCATTCCCTTGGTTTTCCCTGGTCTTATAGCTGCCTTCGTCCTGCTGCTCATAATAATATGGCTCGAGAGGAAGATAGCAGCTAAAGTGCAGCTCAGATACGGTCCGCTCTACGTACTGAAACCCTTGGGAGGAGTTATACAGACTGTAGCTGATTTACTCAGGTACCTCTTCCAAGAACCGATAATACCTAAGGAAGTGGATAAAGCGGCCTTCTTATTAACCCCTGCCTTCCTTTTCGGCCTAGCTTACCTCCCCTTAATCATAATACCGATCAGCCCCACATACTACGCTTTCAGGAGTGACCTCTCCCTCTTAATAGCCCTCGCCCTGACGACGTTAGCCCCTATCTTCACTCTGATAATGGGATGGGCTAGTAACAATAAGTTCTCGCTGATAGGGAGCGTTAGAGAGGGCTATCTAGTGACCTCATATGAGACACCGATATTCCTCTCCGCCCTCTCTATGGCCGTACTCTACAACTCGCTGGACCTCGTTGAGATAGCTGAAGCCCAGAGAAGGATATGGGGGGTCTTCCTGAACCCGATAGCTGCAGCCAACATGCTAGTATTGATTTACATGTCTACATCTAAGTTCCCGTTCGAGATACCAGAGGCTGAGAGCGAGATAGTAGCGGGGCCTTACACTGAGTACAGTGGGATAATCTATGGATTGGTGATGGGTGCATCTTACATAAAGCTATACGTATTGAGCTTGATCTACTCAATACTCTTCTTAGGTGGTTGGAACCCATCCCCGTCCCCAGATCCCTTCATCTCCGGAGGCTTGCTATTCCTGAAGGCATTCATATTAGTAGCCTTCGGAGCCTTCCTCAGGGCTGTCTATCCGAGGTTCAGGATAGATCAAGCTGTGAACATAGGATGGAGGATAGCTTTCCCCCTATCCATACTGTCCATCCTGCTATCATTAGTCCTGATAATGGGAGGTGTGAGGTTTGCAAGTTGA